A window of Danio aesculapii chromosome 16, fDanAes4.1, whole genome shotgun sequence genomic DNA:
GATCGCAGTCAGAATCCACCTGAGAAGTCTGTGATGTTGCAGCCTCAGCCTCCACCTGCATACCAGGACAATCCTGCTGCATATCCTCCATACTATCCAGGCCAGTCGTTCCCGCAGGGCCCCTATGCTCAAGGGTCACATCCAGGACAAGCGGTGGTCTCTGTACAGCCAACGGTTTTTGTGACCGCTGCTCCACTGGTCAATCCACTGCCAGATTACCTGAGTTACTCCATCTTCACTACGCTTTGCTGCTGTTTACCTCTGGGCATCGCAGCACTGATATTTTCCATCTCTGTAAGTACTACTTTATCTGCTTTCCATTCATTTTTGAACTATTTCATTTAGGATCATTAACAATCTCatattttatttgtcacatacacagtACGATATGCGAtgaattgtaagtcgctttggataaatgcgtctgctaaatgactaaatgtaaatgtgaatgtaatataaatataaattatcatttaacattatattattatatatattatcaatAAGAATTTAATTTATggagtaaaatatataaaaacaaaagacaatttTAGATATAGAAAaatttagatataaaaaaaacacggAATATAAATTAATTACACCCTTAGATATGAAGAATATAGctcaagaaaatattaaatattgaaaaatatataataaaacatacaacTGCACTAAAGTGTTTGTAGAACATCTCTACAAAAAGAAGAGTTAAAATGTCTTTCCatttcatcaccttagaattataagcaaatattaaatgacaacttatttacgttatgggatgttttttataagttgtttacatttagacatgttatttaaaaaaaaaaaaagcaaatgttacacacacactgtttgctcTGGAATTCAAAAACTTTGAAACACAATATCTCAATTattcagaacacagatagaaccttataatttcaagACGAAGATCTATTGTTTATCAGTATAAAATATCAAAAATCTAGTATATAAGGGAAAGTAGTCAAACATGGtcacatgcaaaaataaa
This region includes:
- the si:ch73-343g19.4 gene encoding dispanin subfamily A member 2b-like, translating into MDRSQNPPEKSVMLQPQPPPAYQDNPAAYPPYYPGQSFPQGPYAQGSHPGQAVVSVQPTVFVTAAPLVNPLPDYLSYSIFTTLCCCLPLGIAALIFSISTRNANQNGQRELAEKNSEKARTLNHVAVGLGIVCLVLVITIQVVMVKNAYNHNYKYDIYKYQK